A single Carassius carassius chromosome 3, fCarCar2.1, whole genome shotgun sequence DNA region contains:
- the LOC132113472 gene encoding uncharacterized protein LOC132113472 — protein MDLSRNRCQRSSSMRDGPKTQKPKLPQRRFSLLQRGSPKRFRLHTERKVLDDKGKVRKWTYRKGDASKQNKIILLVGETGVGKTTIINTMVNYLLNVKFEDQIWYEITEEAPRDQSESQTSEITVYEVFPVKSTMSLTIIDTPGYGDTRGLDKDLEVAENLATLFQSNDGVHEVDAICFMTQASKNRLSDRQHYIISSILSLFGKDIVDNIVFLITHSDGLPPKNAISAIKKAKIPCRQDKNGDPVYFLFNNRQAEERHTRERYVQAQRGAWEDSVDAMKDFLQTLNEMNRRSLEQTSDVLIERIRFEASITNLQLRVQEKEQKKAEKIQIQEAMMDNKTKVEQSINFSFKVNKTEKMKVPIESKSWKHRKATTCTVCEENCHEFDCWWGSNPSKCEVMKNGFCTVCSGKCHHSKHVKENKKYVIRNSSMQFEFDSIKKEYETSKEQTKTFLILMQHLEKDLKVIEDHKSVLLCEAYKTIKHLSQIALKPDSAFTLQHLDFFIPRVREAEKENWARELEEMRRKAEAEEVNKDALSYLKAGLTKLFLTAK, from the exons ATGGATTTATCCAGAAACCGCTGTCAGCGCAGCAGCAGCATGCGTGACGGTCCTAAAACACA AAAGCCTAAGCTGCCACAACGCAGATTTTCTCTGCTTCAGAGAGGTTCTCCAAAGCGATTTCGTCTACACACAGAGAGGAAAGTTCTTGATGACAAAGGAAAAGTCAGAAAATGGACTTATAGGAAAGGAGATgccagcaaacaaaacaaaatcattcTGCTGGTGGGAGAGACCGGCGTTGGCAAAACCACCATCATCAACACAATGGTCAACTACTTACTGAATGTGAAGTTTGAGGATCAAATATGGTATGAAATCACAGAAGAAGCACCCAGAGATCAATCAGAATCACAAACCTCGGAAATCACTGTGTATGAGGTATTTCCTGTGAAGAGTACCATGTCTCTCACCATTATTGATACTCCAGGCTACGGAGACACTAGAGGACTGGACAAAGATCTGGAGGTTGCTGAGAATTTAGCCACTCTGTTTCAGAGTAATGATGGAGTTCATGAAGTTGACGCCATCTGTTTCATGACTCAAGCATCCAAGAATCGTCTCTCAGACAGACAGCATTACATCATTAGTTCAATTCTGTCTTTGTTCGGAAAAGACATTGTGGACAATATTGTGTTTTTAATCACACACTCTGATGGTTTGCCACCAAAAAATGCCATCAGTGCCATTAAAAAAGCTAAAATCCCCTGCAGACAAGATAAAAATGGCGATCCTGTTTATTTCTTATTCAACAACCGGCAGGCTGAAGAGCGTCACACTAGAGAACGTTACGTTCAAGCTCAAAGAGGTGCCTGGGAAGACAGTGTAGACGCCATGAAGGATTTCCTTCAGACTCTGAATGAAATGAACAGGAGAAGTTTAGAGCAGACATCAGATGTCCTTATCGAGCGCATTAGATTTGAAGCATCCATCACCAACTTACAGCTACGAGTTCAAGAGAAAGAGcagaaaaaggctgaaaaaattCAGATTCAGGAGGCAATGATGGATAACAAGACAAAGGTTGAGCAAAGTATAAACTTTAGTTTTAAAGTAAACAAGACAGAAAAAATGAAGGTTCCGATTGAGAGCAAGTCATGGAAGCACAGGAAGGCTACAACCTGCACTGTCTGCGAGGAAAACTGTCATGAGTTTGACTGCTGGTGGGGGTCAAATCCCAGTAAATGTGAAGTCATGAAAAACGGATTCTGCACTGTGTGCTCAGGGAAGTGTCACCACAGCAAACACGtcaaagaaaacaagaaataCGTCATCAGAAACTCAAGCATGCAGTTTGAATTTGATTCCATAAAAAAGGAATATGAAACATCCAAAGaacaaaccaaaacatttttaattctaATGCAACATCTTGAGAAAGATCTCAAAGTGATTGAGGACCATAAGTCTGTTCTTCTGTGCGAAGCTTACAAGACCATCAAGCATCTGTCTCAGATCGCATTAAAACCAGACTCTGCCTTCACTCTTCAGCATCTGGACTTCTTCATACCCAGAGTGAGGGAAGCTGAGAAAGAAAACTGGGCCCGAGAGCTGGAGGAAATGAGGAGAAAAGCTGAAGCTGAAGAAGTGAATAAAGATGCTCTGAGTTATCTTAAAGCTGGTTTGACAAAACTTTTTCTGACTGCAAAATGA